Proteins from a genomic interval of Corynebacterium freiburgense:
- a CDS encoding YqgE/AlgH family protein encodes MEDYFADRLFLALERNTPKPGMLLVAAPGMYSDDFARSVVLIVEHSQYMTFGVNLTSRLDVAVANVMPEWLPCVAKPQALYLGGPLHQESVVGVGVTKLGVDENAHEVFKKLANRIVHVDLRADPNEIAEYLDGMRLFAGFAEWAPGQLDQEINRGDWFVAPALPSDVIAAGSTDVWGDVMRRQNFPLPLFSTFPIDMMDN; translated from the coding sequence ATGGAAGATTATTTTGCTGATCGACTTTTCCTAGCATTAGAACGAAATACTCCAAAGCCTGGGATGCTGCTTGTTGCGGCTCCTGGTATGTACTCTGATGATTTTGCGCGAAGCGTTGTTCTTATTGTCGAGCACAGCCAGTACATGACTTTTGGGGTTAATCTCACTTCTCGTTTGGATGTAGCAGTTGCAAATGTAATGCCAGAATGGTTGCCTTGTGTAGCTAAACCACAGGCGTTGTACCTAGGCGGGCCGCTTCATCAAGAAAGTGTCGTTGGTGTTGGCGTTACAAAACTCGGCGTTGATGAAAACGCTCATGAAGTGTTTAAGAAGCTGGCGAATCGCATAGTGCACGTCGACTTGCGGGCTGATCCCAATGAAATTGCAGAATACCTCGATGGTATGCGTTTATTTGCAGGTTTCGCCGAATGGGCTCCTGGTCAATTGGATCAAGAAATCAATAGAGGAGACTGGTTTGTTGCACCAGCCCTACCTTCAGACGTTATTGCTGCGGGAAGTACTGATGTTTGGGGTGATGTAATGCGTCGTCAGAACTTCCCTCTCCCCTTGTTTTCGACGTTTCCCATCGACATGATGGATAACTGA
- a CDS encoding CCA tRNA nucleotidyltransferase — MTIEENQLKELEAVQEVLTPLAQAFAERGHSVFLVGGSVRDALLGELGHDLDFTTDARPDVVREILDSYADTVWDTGIEYGTLSAEKNGHQIEVTTFRSDVYDGESRNPEVTFGDTLEGDLIRRDFKVNAMAVELHPDGGLTFHDPTGGYADLKSKRIDTPSTPEISFNDDPLRMLRAARFVSQLGFSVADRVQEALVEMSPQISRITVERVRAELDKLMLGRAPWAGINLMVNSGIADHVFPEIPGMKLTQDEHMQHKDVYAHSMQVLRQAIEQEEEPDLVLRWAAFLHDCGKPATRAFKPNGGVTFHHHEVVGAKLVRKRMRTLKYSKSVVHDVSQLVYLHMRFHGFGEGRWTDSAVRRYVNDAGPLLPRLLKLVRADCTTRNQRKAQRLQRTCDHLEERIQVLAAKEDLEKVRPDLNGNEIMDLLGLQPGPDVGRAWAFLKELRLEQGPLEREEAILKLKAWWAEQK; from the coding sequence GTGACAATAGAGGAAAACCAGCTCAAAGAACTCGAAGCCGTCCAAGAAGTATTAACGCCGCTCGCTCAAGCATTCGCAGAGCGTGGTCATAGTGTCTTTTTAGTAGGCGGGTCCGTCCGGGATGCCCTTTTAGGTGAACTTGGTCATGACCTTGATTTCACCACTGATGCACGCCCGGACGTGGTGCGAGAGATACTGGATTCCTATGCTGATACTGTCTGGGATACAGGCATTGAGTATGGCACATTGTCAGCGGAAAAAAATGGTCACCAAATTGAAGTTACAACCTTCCGCTCAGATGTTTACGACGGAGAATCACGAAACCCCGAAGTGACCTTTGGCGACACTTTAGAAGGTGACCTTATCCGACGCGATTTCAAAGTAAATGCGATGGCAGTGGAACTACATCCAGATGGCGGCTTAACGTTCCACGACCCCACAGGCGGTTACGCGGACTTGAAATCGAAACGCATTGATACGCCGTCAACCCCAGAGATCTCATTTAATGATGATCCATTAAGAATGTTGCGTGCGGCACGATTTGTTTCTCAACTCGGTTTTAGTGTGGCAGATCGCGTTCAAGAGGCTTTGGTAGAAATGTCTCCGCAGATTTCCCGTATTACAGTAGAGCGTGTACGGGCTGAGCTGGATAAACTCATGCTAGGCCGGGCACCATGGGCTGGCATCAATCTGATGGTTAATAGTGGAATTGCAGACCATGTGTTCCCCGAGATTCCAGGTATGAAACTCACTCAAGATGAACATATGCAGCACAAGGACGTCTATGCGCATTCGATGCAAGTCTTGCGTCAAGCGATTGAGCAAGAGGAAGAACCGGACCTTGTTTTACGGTGGGCTGCGTTTTTACATGATTGTGGTAAACCCGCTACAAGGGCTTTTAAACCAAATGGAGGGGTAACCTTCCATCATCATGAAGTAGTTGGTGCAAAGCTCGTTAGAAAGCGTATGCGAACTTTAAAATATTCGAAAAGTGTAGTTCATGACGTTAGCCAACTTGTATATTTGCATATGCGTTTCCATGGATTTGGAGAAGGGCGGTGGACTGATTCCGCAGTCAGACGGTATGTCAATGACGCTGGTCCTCTCCTGCCACGCCTTTTGAAGCTTGTTCGTGCGGATTGCACGACCCGTAATCAGCGGAAAGCACAACGACTGCAGCGTACATGCGACCACTTAGAGGAGCGAATTCAGGTTCTAGCCGCAAAAGAAGATCTGGAAAAAGTACGCCCAGATTTGAACGGTAATGAAATCATGGATCTTTTGGGATTGCAACCAGGACCGGATGTGGGTCGCGCGTGGGCTTTCCTTAAAGAACTGCGCTTAGAACAGGGACCTTTAGAGCGTGAAGAAGCAATCTTGAAACTTAAGGCATGGTGGGCCGAACAGAAGTAA
- a CDS encoding DUF6049 family protein produces the protein MRCWIPLAIAPLLLVPTADAIPVPTRPDDPLVVSQWTAPKVRAKDAQASVRIDINEAFTVDKNVRIKAAIQSNETQKVTDLSVRIQRAGQVHNVADAKQILSEQESNFNIHAGDFRSLGWDLDPGETKDASWSLSLESLGITEPGIYPLLVNLNGQIGGEMESYLHSSRVLLHVPGEEKPADPVGFTMLWPLSADTGLVAGETGEAPGTSPLILQDERLAGELIDGGRLDQLVDDALAATSDPNNRGLRDAMCLAIDPELLDVVERMSRGYSVGSQRPSPVSQKKRLRDSWGSANNMELTPGTGQLVAGEWIAKVRLLAEGGCTVSLPWSDTDVDAVSRTGNEWLMREAIARGPKVIERILGVRPEQNIVIPGSGYVQHLGPLVYATSQDPATEWEKQTPPEQQGMGPEPSLNNPQMPNRLAHARPSGSLVQVLVADNALPPGTPGVHAIPYQASLAETLSEVGDKPLTLGFSNEARRYNHYADGEHARTLVAATSLRLALMEGKPVLAVPPSTIASPTAGASLLDAAATAMKEGLAKPQTLRKYIEEVDPGEGNGVPFSDPGAPSDTEVLRATQQANYIDDLTGLMVNDPMIAMSRYDFTTPLRRDILRALSAASRRDRENYLAVTSRADQTLNGNRDMLQQLRASVSLLPPGNVYTRISESSPLLIVARNGLPLPVVANIRYTGDGIIHTPESLRIPAKGSITTQMTADLESQRDRADLTVWLASPDSAAISDPVEISVQTRSGFASISGLLAAAILGVALAARIIRSNRRKQNRKRAPQKRVHSSARTQVRAPRKE, from the coding sequence GTGAGGTGTTGGATTCCGCTTGCCATAGCACCGCTTTTGCTTGTTCCCACCGCTGATGCAATTCCGGTACCCACACGCCCTGATGACCCTCTCGTGGTTAGTCAATGGACTGCGCCAAAGGTGCGCGCAAAAGACGCTCAAGCTAGCGTCCGAATCGATATAAACGAAGCATTCACCGTTGATAAAAATGTTCGAATTAAAGCAGCGATTCAAAGTAATGAAACGCAAAAAGTAACTGATTTATCCGTTCGAATTCAGCGAGCCGGACAAGTACATAATGTCGCTGATGCCAAACAAATTCTGTCCGAGCAGGAATCTAATTTCAATATTCATGCCGGTGATTTTCGTAGTCTCGGGTGGGATTTAGATCCTGGTGAAACAAAGGATGCATCTTGGTCGCTGTCTCTTGAGTCATTGGGTATTACAGAACCCGGAATATATCCGCTATTAGTGAACCTTAATGGACAAATAGGTGGCGAAATGGAGTCATATCTGCATTCCAGCCGCGTATTATTGCATGTTCCAGGGGAGGAAAAACCCGCAGATCCAGTAGGGTTTACCATGTTGTGGCCACTGAGTGCAGATACCGGTTTGGTTGCAGGAGAGACTGGAGAAGCACCTGGAACTTCGCCGCTTATTCTCCAAGATGAACGCCTTGCTGGCGAGCTCATTGATGGCGGCAGGTTAGACCAATTAGTAGATGATGCACTTGCAGCTACATCGGATCCGAACAATCGCGGACTACGGGATGCAATGTGCTTGGCTATTGATCCAGAGCTCCTTGATGTTGTTGAACGCATGAGCCGTGGTTATTCGGTTGGTTCGCAGCGGCCCAGTCCAGTTTCTCAAAAGAAACGACTCCGGGATAGTTGGGGATCAGCCAATAATATGGAGTTGACTCCGGGAACAGGCCAATTAGTTGCGGGAGAGTGGATCGCTAAGGTTAGGCTACTGGCCGAAGGCGGGTGCACGGTCTCATTGCCTTGGTCAGATACGGATGTTGACGCAGTCTCGCGGACAGGCAATGAATGGCTCATGCGGGAGGCAATTGCTCGTGGACCGAAGGTTATTGAACGAATCTTAGGGGTTCGCCCGGAACAAAATATTGTTATTCCTGGGTCTGGATATGTCCAGCACCTTGGTCCACTTGTATATGCGACTTCACAAGATCCTGCCACCGAATGGGAAAAACAAACCCCACCGGAGCAGCAGGGGATGGGCCCAGAACCTTCACTCAATAATCCCCAGATGCCTAATAGGCTTGCCCATGCCCGACCATCCGGATCTTTGGTTCAGGTACTGGTTGCGGATAATGCACTACCACCCGGAACCCCAGGTGTACATGCAATTCCATACCAGGCATCACTTGCGGAAACCTTATCAGAGGTAGGAGATAAACCACTGACCTTGGGTTTTAGCAATGAGGCTCGGCGTTATAACCACTATGCGGACGGTGAACATGCGCGAACATTGGTGGCCGCGACGTCGTTACGCTTGGCCCTTATGGAGGGTAAACCTGTGCTCGCGGTACCACCCTCAACTATTGCATCGCCAACAGCTGGCGCCTCGCTTCTCGACGCCGCCGCAACCGCAATGAAGGAAGGTTTGGCGAAACCGCAAACACTGCGAAAATACATTGAGGAAGTGGACCCAGGGGAGGGGAATGGAGTGCCATTTTCAGACCCTGGAGCACCTAGCGATACCGAAGTCCTACGCGCAACGCAGCAAGCGAACTATATTGATGATCTCACAGGCCTAATGGTCAATGACCCCATGATCGCAATGAGCCGATATGACTTTACGACGCCCCTGCGACGCGATATTCTACGCGCGCTTAGCGCCGCAAGTCGAAGGGATCGCGAAAACTATCTTGCAGTCACCAGCAGGGCAGATCAGACGCTCAATGGAAACCGAGATATGCTGCAGCAACTGCGCGCATCGGTATCGCTATTGCCACCAGGAAATGTATACACCCGAATCTCCGAATCATCCCCCCTTCTTATTGTTGCCCGCAATGGCTTACCACTTCCAGTAGTAGCTAATATTCGCTATACCGGCGATGGCATTATCCACACCCCAGAATCTTTGCGAATCCCTGCCAAAGGATCAATTACAACGCAAATGACCGCCGATCTGGAATCTCAACGAGATCGCGCTGACCTCACCGTGTGGCTGGCCTCACCAGATAGTGCGGCAATTAGCGACCCCGTAGAAATCAGTGTGCAAACACGATCTGGATTCGCCAGTATCAGTGGACTACTCGCCGCCGCCATTCTAGGCGTAGCACTGGCAGCAAGAATCATTCGAAGCAACCGACGAAAACAAAATCGCAAACGTGCTCCCCAAAAACGGGTGCATTCTAGCGCTCGAACCCAAGTACGCGCGCCGCGTAAAGAATAA
- the murJ gene encoding murein biosynthesis integral membrane protein MurJ — MNQNQSWQRSRIITPAPPAPVIKPKPQVIEAIDEVEQSSDGDVVRSTGSMAIATLFSRITGFLRTVAIGSTLGTAVASAFNAANTLPNLITEIVLGAVLTSLVVPVLVRAEKEDEDKGAAFIRRLFTLSLTLLLSVTVISLATAPWITRLQLSSDGQVNLSQATAIAFLVLPQILFYGMFSLFTAVLNTKGVFRPGAWAPVINNIICLAVLGTYWLLPGKLDPNDPVSIADPHILLLGIGTTLGVVVQALIMLPSLRREGISLKPLWGIDDRLKQFGGMALAIVVYVAISQAGLVIATRIASQSDASAITIYQSAWLLLQVPYGVIGVTLLTAIMPRLSRNAADGDNEAVVHDLKVATKLTMMALLPIIVFFTAFGRQIAYALFAYGEFDSRSADLLGSTLSYSAFTLIPYALVLLHLRVFYAREEAWTPTFIIAGITGTKVVLSYLAIYMASTPSHVVILLGAANGCGFISGAVIGGFLLRRKLGPLGTRDLLRTCVWTIGSALIGIIFAWLIDFGLAAITSETNYWFMLRVALSGIVFLIGTGLVLSRSGLDELSSLGAIVNRIPGLRTTSVEATQLLTLDSLSATPGPMSGGAVHGPRLMAGALIMDGRFRLLASHGHVDGAKFWHAREQATEKEVALVFVDDPTHEIAKRTVELGNQKLKGVAPISEVFTDHWGSVVVAEWTPGVSWTSIQEASPRAAAHALQALATSQRPLGIDSPQRLRITSEGKAVLAFPAIISNHPDRLDDALHAVVETDKTVHQLLELTEDYAKIHPVAEVTPEPENQAGFGDGYSRVMTIVIAVVTVLVVSIAAVSTMVLFGP, encoded by the coding sequence GTGAACCAGAACCAATCCTGGCAACGTAGCCGCATTATCACTCCCGCGCCACCAGCGCCCGTGATTAAGCCGAAGCCACAGGTCATCGAAGCGATCGACGAAGTCGAACAAAGCTCAGATGGCGACGTGGTGCGCTCTACAGGGTCGATGGCCATTGCCACACTGTTTAGCCGAATTACCGGCTTTTTAAGGACAGTAGCCATTGGCTCAACACTGGGCACTGCAGTTGCATCCGCTTTTAATGCGGCAAACACCTTACCGAACCTAATCACTGAAATCGTGCTCGGTGCGGTATTAACCTCACTTGTAGTTCCGGTACTCGTTCGGGCTGAGAAAGAAGACGAAGATAAAGGTGCTGCGTTTATTCGGCGCCTCTTTACACTTTCACTCACGCTTTTATTAAGCGTCACAGTAATTTCCCTAGCCACGGCGCCATGGATTACTCGATTGCAACTTAGCTCTGATGGGCAAGTGAACCTAAGCCAAGCAACTGCAATAGCGTTTTTAGTGCTACCACAGATTTTGTTTTATGGAATGTTTTCGCTATTTACTGCGGTGCTTAATACCAAAGGCGTGTTCCGTCCGGGCGCATGGGCTCCGGTCATCAATAACATAATCTGCCTTGCCGTATTGGGAACATACTGGTTACTGCCTGGAAAACTCGACCCCAATGATCCAGTAAGTATTGCTGATCCCCATATTTTGCTTTTGGGCATAGGCACAACACTTGGTGTCGTTGTGCAGGCACTCATTATGCTGCCTTCACTACGCAGAGAAGGCATTAGCCTAAAACCACTCTGGGGAATCGATGACCGGCTCAAACAATTCGGCGGTATGGCGCTGGCCATTGTAGTCTATGTTGCAATTTCACAAGCTGGACTAGTGATTGCTACTCGCATTGCCTCCCAAAGCGATGCCAGCGCCATTACCATTTACCAATCTGCCTGGCTGCTTCTTCAAGTTCCATACGGTGTTATTGGCGTGACACTACTAACGGCAATCATGCCAAGGCTAAGCCGCAATGCCGCAGACGGCGATAATGAAGCGGTTGTTCATGACCTTAAGGTCGCCACCAAACTCACCATGATGGCACTTTTGCCCATCATTGTTTTCTTTACCGCCTTTGGCCGCCAAATCGCATACGCGCTTTTCGCCTATGGGGAATTTGATTCCCGCTCCGCAGATTTACTTGGTTCCACACTTAGCTACTCTGCTTTTACACTTATTCCATATGCCCTGGTACTCCTGCATCTACGCGTGTTTTATGCCCGCGAGGAAGCTTGGACTCCTACCTTTATTATCGCTGGCATTACCGGCACTAAAGTTGTATTGAGCTACTTGGCAATCTATATGGCTTCCACCCCCAGCCATGTTGTGATTCTTCTGGGAGCGGCCAACGGTTGTGGATTTATTTCCGGCGCGGTCATTGGCGGTTTCCTGCTTCGCCGCAAATTAGGGCCTTTGGGTACTCGAGACCTTCTTCGAACCTGCGTATGGACCATTGGTTCCGCACTGATTGGTATTATCTTCGCTTGGCTCATTGATTTTGGATTGGCCGCAATCACCTCCGAAACCAACTATTGGTTTATGTTACGAGTCGCCCTAAGCGGCATTGTATTCCTTATTGGCACCGGCCTGGTGCTTTCCCGTTCAGGACTAGACGAGTTAAGTTCCCTCGGCGCTATTGTGAACCGAATTCCAGGACTCCGCACAACATCCGTAGAAGCTACTCAGCTGCTTACACTCGACTCTTTAAGCGCCACACCTGGCCCTATGTCCGGTGGTGCAGTACACGGTCCAAGATTGATGGCTGGCGCCCTCATTATGGACGGAAGATTCCGACTATTGGCATCCCATGGGCACGTAGATGGCGCGAAATTCTGGCACGCTCGCGAGCAAGCAACCGAAAAAGAAGTTGCACTGGTTTTCGTCGATGATCCCACCCATGAGATTGCAAAACGAACTGTCGAATTAGGCAATCAAAAACTCAAAGGCGTTGCACCTATTTCGGAGGTATTCACCGACCACTGGGGAAGTGTCGTTGTTGCTGAGTGGACACCAGGAGTAAGTTGGACCAGCATTCAGGAGGCAAGCCCACGCGCAGCCGCCCATGCACTGCAAGCATTAGCGACGTCGCAACGCCCCCTCGGAATAGACAGCCCTCAGCGCCTACGAATCACCAGTGAAGGCAAAGCTGTACTGGCATTCCCAGCCATCATCTCAAATCATCCAGACCGACTTGATGATGCATTACATGCCGTAGTGGAAACCGACAAGACCGTACACCAATTACTAGAACTCACCGAAGACTACGCAAAGATCCATCCCGTAGCTGAAGTAACACCAGAACCTGAAAACCAGGCTGGATTCGGCGACGGCTACTCGCGCGTCATGACAATCGTAATTGCCGTAGTTACCGTCCTCGTTGTATCAATCGCCGCCGTATCCACCATGGTCTTGTTTGGCCCATAA
- a CDS encoding sigma-70 family RNA polymerase sigma factor, with translation MQLNEASLIQLYLDGDQKAFNKLIQGHMTKLLYVARRYAPKGTDPQDILQVALWNASRNLHKFRQECALSTWLYRLVVNAAYDCARKQSRFTYECLENIEDQGIEQNIELSVELSIALQALSQEQREAIILVDVIGTTIEGVAQYQGVRPGTVKSRRARARKALQKMLSVE, from the coding sequence ATGCAATTAAACGAGGCTTCGCTTATTCAGCTCTACCTTGACGGGGATCAAAAGGCATTTAACAAACTCATTCAGGGGCATATGACCAAACTTCTCTATGTTGCTCGCAGATATGCGCCAAAAGGCACTGATCCGCAAGACATTCTGCAAGTCGCGCTCTGGAATGCATCCCGCAATTTGCATAAATTCCGACAAGAATGCGCATTAAGCACATGGCTGTATCGTTTGGTTGTCAACGCTGCCTATGACTGCGCCCGCAAGCAATCACGCTTTACCTATGAGTGTCTAGAGAATATTGAAGACCAAGGAATCGAACAAAATATCGAACTATCTGTCGAGCTTTCCATTGCCTTACAAGCGCTAAGCCAGGAACAACGCGAAGCCATCATACTCGTCGATGTAATAGGAACCACTATTGAGGGAGTGGCACAATATCAAGGAGTGCGCCCTGGAACTGTAAAATCTCGCCGTGCGCGGGCACGAAAAGCTTTACAAAAAATGCTTTCAGTGGAATAG